A portion of the Adhaeribacter radiodurans genome contains these proteins:
- a CDS encoding TonB-dependent receptor: MKKSFTLFSFLLISISLLAQNSSIKGRVMANGEPLAYASVGVMGTRLGATSNDKGYYEIKNIPPGSIEVGASSIGYQSQKASANLTPGSTITINFILKEITSKLEEIVVTGVTRATEVKKSPIPIATISKKEININVNSNIIDAIVKGVPGVSATTTGPNISKPFIRGLGYNRVLNMYDGIRQEGQQWGDEHGTEVDQYGIDRAEVVKGPASLTYGSDALAGVINMIPAIPKGVDGKLKGDLLTDFHSNNGLIGTSLGISYNKSDWKFYLRGTQKRAHNYQNPVDGWVYGSAYREYNLSGTARVDKTWGFSQISTTLYDNLQEIPDGSRDSLSRKFTKPIREGNEDEIKNRPIVPDNELKTYAIGNLHQAIQHYRVYTHNQFIIGQGNINATFGFQQSRRREFLFPTLPDKAALFLVLNTFNYDVHYNLPTWNGLETTLGVNGMYQTNQNKDATNFPIPDYDLFDVGTFVFTKRTLGKFDVSGGIRYDTRHLTWNDFYTGTNATGFGQKVNAQEPGAYLQFPEFTHQYHGISGSLGATYNLSDQILLKANLARGYRSPNINEVGSNGLDPGAHIRYQGNREFKPEFNFQKDISFLAYLKNLDISVELFDNRISNYIFQARLSDDQGQPIVDDQGNLTYKYQQSKAQLYGGEFTLNLHPESVPWLNFNNSLAYVNGINKNSKLRETYGDAAKYLPFILPLHYRSEIRGTLRKSVGAYTGIYARLELDAYGRQNKIYAVDNTETPTSGYVLFNTGVGTNVKQKSGRVFCQLFFQVNNLFDKAYQSHLNRLKYFEYFQASPNNHRGIYNMGRNFSAKVIIPF, from the coding sequence ATGAAAAAAAGCTTTACCTTATTCTCTTTTTTACTTATTTCCATTTCCCTGCTAGCGCAGAACAGTAGTATAAAAGGGCGGGTAATGGCGAATGGGGAGCCGTTGGCTTATGCCTCCGTAGGAGTAATGGGTACTAGGCTCGGGGCTACTTCCAACGATAAAGGTTATTACGAAATCAAAAATATACCTCCCGGCTCTATTGAAGTGGGTGCCTCCAGTATTGGCTACCAATCCCAAAAAGCTTCGGCTAACTTAACTCCCGGATCAACTATCACCATTAATTTTATCTTAAAAGAAATAACCTCAAAGCTGGAGGAGATTGTAGTTACCGGCGTTACGCGCGCCACCGAAGTTAAAAAAAGTCCCATCCCAATAGCTACTATCTCCAAAAAGGAAATAAACATTAATGTAAATTCAAATATTATAGATGCTATTGTTAAAGGCGTTCCGGGGGTAAGTGCTACCACTACGGGCCCTAATATTTCGAAGCCATTTATCCGTGGATTAGGTTATAACCGGGTGTTAAATATGTACGATGGTATCCGGCAGGAAGGCCAGCAATGGGGCGATGAACACGGTACCGAAGTAGACCAATATGGAATTGACCGGGCCGAAGTAGTAAAAGGACCGGCTAGTCTTACATACGGATCGGATGCTTTAGCGGGCGTCATTAACATGATTCCGGCTATACCAAAAGGAGTAGATGGCAAGCTAAAAGGCGATTTATTAACGGATTTTCATAGCAATAATGGGTTAATTGGTACTTCGTTAGGCATTTCGTACAACAAAAGCGATTGGAAATTTTATTTACGGGGCACCCAAAAAAGAGCGCATAACTACCAGAACCCCGTTGATGGTTGGGTGTATGGCAGTGCCTACCGCGAATACAATTTAAGCGGAACCGCCAGGGTAGATAAAACCTGGGGCTTTTCACAAATATCAACCACCTTATACGACAACCTGCAAGAAATTCCGGATGGCAGCCGCGATTCATTAAGTCGCAAGTTTACCAAACCTATTAGGGAGGGCAACGAGGATGAAATAAAGAATCGACCCATTGTACCAGATAATGAATTAAAAACCTACGCTATCGGCAATCTGCATCAGGCTATTCAACATTACCGGGTTTACACGCATAACCAGTTCATTATTGGCCAGGGGAATATTAATGCTACTTTCGGGTTTCAGCAAAGCCGGCGCCGCGAATTCTTGTTTCCTACTCTGCCCGATAAAGCCGCTCTATTTTTGGTTTTAAATACTTTTAACTATGATGTGCACTACAACTTACCCACCTGGAATGGCTTAGAAACTACCTTGGGCGTAAACGGTATGTATCAAACAAACCAAAATAAAGATGCTACCAATTTTCCCATTCCGGATTATGACTTGTTTGATGTAGGCACTTTTGTGTTTACTAAACGTACTTTAGGTAAGTTTGATGTATCGGGGGGCATTCGGTACGATACCCGCCATTTAACCTGGAATGATTTTTACACCGGTACTAATGCAACTGGTTTCGGCCAAAAGGTGAATGCCCAAGAGCCTGGAGCCTATTTGCAATTCCCGGAATTTACGCATCAATACCACGGTATTTCGGGTAGCTTGGGTGCTACTTATAATTTATCAGATCAAATTTTACTAAAGGCCAATCTAGCGCGTGGCTATCGTTCGCCTAATATAAATGAGGTAGGTTCTAACGGTTTAGACCCTGGTGCGCACATTCGGTACCAGGGCAATCGGGAATTTAAACCAGAATTTAACTTTCAGAAAGATATTAGCTTTTTGGCTTACCTGAAAAACCTGGATATCAGCGTGGAATTGTTTGATAACCGCATATCCAACTATATTTTCCAGGCCCGCTTAAGTGATGATCAAGGGCAACCCATTGTAGATGACCAAGGTAATCTTACCTATAAATACCAACAATCTAAAGCCCAACTTTACGGCGGCGAATTTACTTTAAACCTGCACCCGGAATCGGTGCCTTGGCTAAACTTTAACAACAGTTTAGCTTACGTAAACGGAATTAATAAAAATAGTAAACTTCGCGAAACGTACGGCGATGCAGCTAAATACTTACCTTTTATATTGCCCTTGCATTACCGCTCGGAGATTCGCGGAACTTTACGGAAATCCGTTGGCGCTTACACCGGCATTTACGCCCGCCTGGAATTAGATGCTTACGGCAGGCAAAACAAAATTTATGCAGTAGATAACACCGAAACGCCTACTTCCGGCTATGTACTTTTTAATACGGGGGTAGGAACCAATGTAAAACAAAAATCCGGACGAGTATTTTGCCAGCTTTTCTTTCAGGTGAATAATTTATTTGATAAAGCGTACCAATCGCACTTAAACCGGCTTAAATATTTTGAATATTTTCAGGCTTCTCCTAATAATCACCGGGGAATATACAACATGGGCCGAAACTTCAGCGCCAAGGTTATTATTCCTTTTTAA